In the Agrococcus sp. Marseille-Q4369 genome, one interval contains:
- the hemL gene encoding glutamate-1-semialdehyde 2,1-aminomutase has product MSTNAELFERAKLAIPGGVNSPVRAFGSVGGTPSFLVRAHGAYVTDAEGRDLVDLVASWGPAILGHAHPEVIEAVQDAASHGLSFGASTPAEALLAEEVERRVGPVERLRLVSTGTEATMTAIRIARGATGRDLLVKFDGHYHGHSDGLLVAAGSGLATLAMPGSAGIPEAVAATTLVVPYNDRDAVEAVFAEHGERIAAVIVEAAAANMGVVEPDGDFNGFLARTAHAHGALLISDEVLTGFRVDAAGMWGIERWSGDEAPDLLTFGKVIGGGMPLAAVGGRRDLMELLAPLGPVYQAGTLSGNPVAVAAGLTTLRLATDDVYRRLDAAADTITAALADALRAEGVAHSISRVGNLFSVAFSETAPRSFDEVRQQDAFRYPPFFHAMRDAGVSLPPSVFEAWFVTAAHGDEPLARIVEALPAAARAAAAATIA; this is encoded by the coding sequence ATGAGCACGAACGCCGAGCTGTTCGAGCGGGCGAAGCTCGCCATCCCCGGCGGCGTCAACAGTCCCGTGCGGGCCTTCGGCTCGGTCGGCGGCACGCCCTCGTTCCTCGTGCGCGCGCACGGCGCCTACGTGACGGATGCCGAGGGTCGCGACCTCGTCGACCTCGTCGCGAGCTGGGGCCCCGCGATCCTCGGCCACGCGCATCCGGAGGTCATCGAGGCGGTGCAGGACGCCGCGAGCCACGGCCTCTCGTTCGGCGCGTCGACGCCCGCCGAGGCGCTGCTCGCCGAGGAGGTCGAGCGCCGCGTCGGCCCGGTCGAGCGGCTGCGGCTCGTCTCGACCGGCACCGAGGCGACCATGACGGCCATCCGCATCGCGCGCGGCGCGACGGGCCGCGACCTGCTCGTGAAGTTCGACGGGCACTACCACGGCCACTCCGACGGCCTGCTCGTCGCGGCGGGCTCCGGCCTCGCGACGCTCGCGATGCCCGGCTCGGCCGGCATCCCCGAAGCGGTCGCCGCGACGACGCTCGTCGTGCCCTACAACGACCGCGACGCGGTCGAGGCGGTCTTCGCCGAGCACGGCGAGCGGATCGCCGCGGTGATCGTCGAGGCCGCCGCCGCCAACATGGGTGTCGTCGAGCCAGACGGCGACTTCAACGGCTTCCTCGCCCGCACCGCGCACGCGCACGGCGCGCTGCTCATCAGCGACGAGGTGCTCACGGGCTTCCGCGTCGACGCGGCCGGCATGTGGGGCATCGAGCGCTGGAGCGGCGACGAGGCGCCCGACCTCCTCACCTTCGGCAAGGTCATCGGCGGTGGCATGCCGCTCGCCGCCGTCGGCGGCCGGCGCGACCTCATGGAGCTGCTCGCGCCGCTCGGCCCGGTCTACCAGGCCGGCACGCTCTCCGGGAACCCGGTCGCGGTCGCGGCCGGCCTCACGACCCTGCGGCTCGCGACCGATGACGTCTACCGACGGCTCGACGCGGCGGCCGACACGATCACCGCGGCGCTCGCCGATGCACTGCGCGCCGAGGGCGTCGCCCACTCGATCAGCCGGGTCGGCAACCTCTTCTCGGTCGCGTTCTCCGAGACGGCGCCCCGCAGCTTCGACGAGGTGCGCCAGCAGGACGCGTTCCGCTACCCGCCGTTCTTCCACGCGATGCGCGACGCCGGCGTGAGCCTGCCGCCGAGCGTGTTCGAGGCGTGGTTCGTCACGGCCGCGCACGGCGACGAGCCGCTCGCGCGCATCGTCGAGGCGCTCCCCGCGGCCGCTCGCGCAGCCGCCGCAGCGACGATCGCCTAG
- the nucS gene encoding endonuclease NucS, which translates to MRIVVAHCSVDYAGRLSAHLPLAPRVLMLKADGSILVHSDGGSYKPLNWMSPPAVFTASEPDDDQRAAGITEVWTVTHKKTGDSLIVSVHEVLSDASHELGVDPGLVKDGVEAHLQVLLAEQIQRLGDGFELWRREYMTPIGPVDILARDAAGATVAVEIKRRGEIDGVEQLTRYLELLNRDPRIAPVSGVFAAQEIKPQARTLAEDRGIRCVVLDYDEMRGIDSGHARLF; encoded by the coding sequence ATGAGGATCGTCGTCGCCCACTGCTCCGTCGACTACGCCGGCCGCCTCTCCGCCCACTTGCCGCTCGCGCCGCGCGTGCTCATGCTCAAGGCCGACGGCTCGATCCTCGTGCACTCCGACGGCGGCTCGTACAAGCCGCTCAACTGGATGAGCCCGCCCGCCGTGTTCACCGCATCCGAGCCCGACGACGACCAGCGCGCGGCGGGCATCACCGAGGTGTGGACGGTGACGCACAAGAAGACCGGCGACTCGCTCATCGTCTCGGTGCACGAGGTGCTCTCGGATGCGTCGCACGAGCTGGGCGTGGACCCGGGGCTCGTGAAGGACGGCGTCGAGGCGCACCTGCAGGTGCTGCTCGCCGAGCAGATCCAGCGGCTCGGTGACGGCTTCGAGCTGTGGCGGCGCGAGTACATGACGCCGATCGGGCCGGTCGACATCCTCGCGCGCGATGCGGCCGGCGCGACCGTCGCGGTCGAGATCAAGCGGCGCGGCGAGATCGACGGCGTCGAGCAGCTCACGCGCTACCTCGAGCTGCTCAACCGCGACCCGCGCATCGCGCCGGTGTCGGGGGTGTTCGCGGCACAGGAGATCAAGCCGCAAGCGCGGACGCTCGCCGAGGACCGCGGCATCCGCTGCGTCGTGCTCGACTACGACGAGATGCGCGGGATCGACTCGGGGCACGCGCGGCTCTTCTGA
- a CDS encoding MFS transporter gives MHSVTAWRNAVFAAFFAMGFGYASWMARVPHVRDMLDVSTGEMGMLLLGISIGSVTGLLIASHVIHALGTRLVVSIGMIAVSVGLSTAGWAADAGTAWLVVGGFILGGSLTGMTDVAMNISGAANERALGKPIMPIFHAFFSFGTVAGAGLGALCEALGIGVGWQATGVAILTAALGITIYRYLPADTVAEHEEPVTLRERLAVWKDPRTLMLGLLVLGMSLTEGSANDWLALTMVDSHGFSNEGGAIMLALFLTAMTGGRLLGVMLLERFGRVPVLRGTAALAAIGLLLVIFADHPVLVIAGVLLWGVGASLGFPVGMSAAADEPRLAAARVGTVSAIGYIAFLAGPPLLGLLGDIVGLRLAMLAVLVFVLLSLLTSHVARERTPTPEESR, from the coding sequence GTGCACTCCGTGACCGCCTGGCGCAACGCCGTCTTCGCCGCCTTCTTCGCGATGGGATTCGGCTACGCGAGCTGGATGGCGCGGGTGCCGCACGTGCGCGACATGCTCGACGTCTCGACCGGCGAGATGGGCATGCTGCTGCTCGGCATCTCGATCGGCTCCGTGACCGGCCTGCTCATCGCGAGCCACGTCATCCATGCCCTCGGCACGCGGCTCGTCGTCTCGATCGGCATGATCGCCGTCTCGGTGGGGCTCTCGACCGCCGGCTGGGCCGCCGACGCCGGCACGGCCTGGCTCGTCGTCGGCGGCTTCATCCTCGGCGGCAGCCTCACCGGCATGACCGACGTCGCGATGAACATCTCGGGCGCCGCGAACGAGCGCGCGCTCGGCAAGCCGATCATGCCGATCTTCCACGCCTTCTTCTCCTTCGGCACCGTCGCGGGCGCGGGCCTCGGCGCGCTGTGCGAAGCGCTCGGCATCGGCGTCGGCTGGCAGGCGACCGGCGTCGCGATCCTCACCGCCGCGCTCGGCATCACGATCTACCGCTACCTCCCCGCCGACACGGTCGCCGAGCACGAGGAGCCCGTCACGCTCCGCGAGCGGCTCGCGGTCTGGAAGGACCCGCGCACGCTCATGCTGGGCCTGCTCGTGCTGGGGATGTCGCTCACCGAGGGCTCGGCGAACGACTGGCTCGCGCTCACGATGGTCGACAGCCACGGCTTCTCGAACGAAGGCGGCGCGATCATGCTCGCGCTCTTCCTCACCGCGATGACGGGCGGGCGTCTCCTCGGCGTCATGCTGCTCGAGCGCTTCGGCCGCGTGCCGGTGCTGCGGGGCACCGCCGCGCTCGCCGCGATCGGCCTGCTGCTCGTCATCTTCGCCGACCACCCGGTGCTCGTCATCGCGGGCGTGCTGCTGTGGGGCGTCGGCGCGAGCCTCGGCTTCCCCGTCGGCATGAGCGCCGCCGCCGACGAGCCGCGCCTCGCAGCCGCGCGCGTCGGCACCGTCTCGGCGATCGGCTACATCGCCTTCCTCGCCGGGCCGCCGCTGCTCGGCCTGCTCGGCGACATCGTGGGCCTCCGCCTCGCGATGCTCGCCGTGCTCGTCTTCGTGCTGCTCTCGCTGCTCACGAGCCACGTCGCTCGCGAGCGCACCCCGACCCCCGAGGAGTCCCGATGA
- a CDS encoding M13-type metalloendopeptidase, giving the protein MTTLPSGLPVDDFSDEIRPQDDLFLHVHSRWLERTEIPSDKARWGSFAVLAEEAEAAVREIVIEMQDAEPGTDARKVGDLYASFLDEQAVDAKGIEPIRPLLERAEAVSSVDELLSLLGELESIGGPGFTGVWVDTDPGDPTRYLVHMNQGGLGMPDESYYREEAFAEVREAYLAHLTTMFGHLGAAQPDADAAAVFALETELASHHWDRVASRDDEKTYNLQRPLEHYEPLRPWLRAIHAPDGTFDEAVVRQPSFFEGLGSMLVDERLPEWRAWLRVGILRSFASYLTTDISKDQFDFYGRTLTGAPEQRERWKRGISLVEGMLGDAIGKIYVERHYPPEAKAAMDVLIEHLVVAYRESIEGLEWMGAETRRRAIEKLEKFTPKIGYPAKWRDYSALEIGDDLVANVQAATRFEHDRELAKIGKPIDRDEWFMNPQTVNAYYNPGFNEIVFPAAILQPPFFDAGRDAAANYGAIGAVIGHEIGHGFDDQGSKYDGDGRLIDWWTDDDRKAFELRTGSLIAQYDGLEPAAAPGHKVNGALTIGENIGDLGGLGIAWRAYLHSLGGEEPPVIDGLTGAQRFFLSWAHAWQIKIRPEEAVRLVSIDPHSPNEHRTNQVVKNLDAFVEAFGVQPGDGLWLDPEARVTIW; this is encoded by the coding sequence ATGACGACCCTGCCCTCCGGCCTGCCCGTCGACGACTTCAGCGACGAGATCCGGCCTCAGGACGACCTGTTCCTGCACGTCCACTCCCGCTGGCTCGAGCGCACCGAGATCCCGAGCGACAAGGCGCGCTGGGGATCGTTCGCGGTGCTCGCCGAGGAGGCCGAGGCCGCCGTGCGCGAGATCGTGATCGAGATGCAGGACGCGGAGCCGGGCACCGACGCGCGCAAGGTCGGCGACCTCTACGCATCCTTCCTCGACGAGCAGGCCGTCGATGCGAAGGGCATCGAGCCGATCCGCCCGCTGCTCGAGCGCGCCGAGGCGGTCTCGAGCGTCGACGAGCTGCTCTCGCTGCTCGGCGAGCTCGAGTCGATCGGCGGGCCCGGCTTCACGGGCGTCTGGGTCGACACCGACCCGGGCGACCCGACCCGCTACCTCGTGCACATGAACCAGGGCGGACTCGGCATGCCCGACGAGTCGTACTACCGCGAGGAGGCGTTCGCCGAGGTGCGCGAGGCCTACCTCGCCCACTTGACCACGATGTTCGGTCACCTCGGCGCCGCCCAGCCCGACGCCGACGCGGCCGCGGTCTTCGCGCTCGAGACCGAGCTCGCATCCCACCACTGGGACCGCGTCGCCTCGCGCGACGACGAGAAGACCTACAACCTGCAGCGCCCGCTCGAGCACTACGAGCCGCTGCGGCCGTGGCTGCGAGCGATCCACGCGCCCGATGGCACGTTCGACGAGGCCGTCGTGCGGCAGCCGAGCTTCTTCGAGGGACTCGGCTCGATGCTCGTCGACGAGCGCCTGCCCGAGTGGCGCGCGTGGCTGCGCGTCGGCATCCTGCGCTCGTTCGCGAGCTACCTGACGACCGACATCTCGAAGGACCAGTTCGACTTCTACGGCCGCACCCTCACGGGCGCGCCCGAGCAGCGCGAGCGGTGGAAGCGCGGCATCTCGCTCGTCGAGGGCATGCTCGGCGACGCGATCGGGAAGATCTACGTCGAGCGGCACTACCCGCCGGAGGCGAAGGCCGCGATGGACGTGCTCATCGAGCACCTCGTCGTCGCATACCGCGAGTCGATCGAGGGCCTCGAGTGGATGGGCGCCGAGACGCGCCGCCGAGCGATCGAGAAGCTCGAGAAGTTCACGCCCAAGATCGGCTACCCGGCGAAGTGGCGCGACTACTCCGCGCTCGAGATCGGCGACGACCTGGTCGCGAACGTGCAGGCCGCGACGCGGTTCGAGCACGACCGCGAGCTCGCGAAGATCGGCAAGCCGATCGACCGCGACGAGTGGTTCATGAACCCGCAGACGGTGAACGCCTACTACAACCCGGGCTTCAACGAGATCGTCTTCCCCGCCGCGATCCTGCAGCCGCCGTTCTTCGATGCGGGGCGGGATGCGGCGGCGAACTACGGCGCGATCGGCGCGGTCATCGGGCACGAGATCGGGCACGGCTTCGACGACCAGGGCTCGAAGTACGACGGCGACGGCCGACTGATCGACTGGTGGACGGACGACGACCGGAAGGCGTTCGAGCTGCGCACCGGCTCGCTCATCGCGCAGTACGACGGGCTCGAGCCCGCCGCGGCCCCCGGTCACAAGGTGAACGGCGCGCTGACGATCGGCGAGAACATCGGCGACCTCGGCGGCCTCGGCATCGCGTGGCGCGCCTACCTCCACTCGCTCGGCGGCGAGGAGCCGCCCGTCATCGACGGCCTCACGGGCGCCCAGCGCTTCTTCCTCTCGTGGGCGCACGCGTGGCAGATCAAGATCCGCCCCGAGGAGGCCGTGCGGCTCGTGTCGATCGACCCGCACTCGCCGAACGAGCACCGCACGAACCAGGTCGTGAAGAACCTGGATGCGTTCGTCGAAGCCTTCGGCGTGCAGCCGGGCGACGGCCTGTGGCTCGATCCGGAGGCGCGCGTCACCATCTGGTGA
- a CDS encoding phage holin family protein: protein MTPRKSLGDLLAETPQMIVDLAKAEVQHLKEELSEKAKGVGIGGALLAAAAVVAIFLFSWLIYAGYQGLNVVFEPWLSALIVSAVLLVIVAILALVGIQLIKKNKDFGDLEAVDSIKDDVNMVRGLGHAADGTDPLDDLPTAARATGASGATRVEGDVR, encoded by the coding sequence ATGACGCCGCGCAAGTCGCTCGGCGATCTCCTCGCGGAGACGCCGCAGATGATCGTCGACCTCGCCAAGGCGGAGGTGCAGCACCTCAAGGAGGAGCTCTCCGAGAAGGCGAAGGGCGTCGGCATCGGCGGGGCGCTGCTCGCGGCCGCCGCGGTCGTGGCGATCTTCCTCTTCAGCTGGCTGATCTACGCCGGCTACCAGGGCCTCAACGTGGTCTTCGAGCCGTGGCTGTCGGCGCTCATCGTCTCTGCCGTGCTGCTCGTGATCGTCGCGATCCTCGCGCTCGTGGGGATCCAGCTCATCAAGAAGAACAAGGACTTCGGCGACCTCGAGGCCGTCGACAGCATCAAGGACGACGTGAACATGGTGCGCGGCCTCGGGCACGCGGCCGACGGCACCGACCCGCTCGACGACCTGCCGACCGCGGCGCGGGCGACGGGCGCGAGCGGAGCGACGAGGGTCGAGGGGGACGTGCGATGA
- a CDS encoding DUF3618 domain-containing protein — protein MTEQREIDRQREQLRQHLNEIEDRVNPKKVADRVVGRAQDSYNEDPTPWIAAAAGVAVLIVGGIALAIFGRR, from the coding sequence ATGACCGAGCAGCGCGAGATCGATCGCCAGCGCGAGCAGCTGCGCCAGCACCTCAACGAGATCGAGGACCGGGTCAACCCCAAGAAGGTCGCCGACCGCGTCGTCGGCCGAGCGCAGGACTCCTACAACGAGGACCCGACGCCCTGGATCGCCGCGGCGGCCGGCGTCGCCGTGCTCATCGTCGGCGGCATCGCCCTGGCGATCTTCGGCCGCCGCTAG
- a CDS encoding GIY-YIG nuclease family protein encodes MAWVYMLRCSDGSYYVGSTGVIEQRLQEHADGKGAEYTKRRLPVELVWAEELDGLADAYAMERRIHGWSRAKKEALIAGDWERIRSLARRRGVEKVKGRFRAG; translated from the coding sequence ATGGCTTGGGTCTACATGCTCCGCTGCAGCGACGGCTCCTACTACGTCGGCAGCACCGGCGTCATCGAGCAACGGCTCCAGGAGCACGCCGATGGCAAGGGCGCTGAGTACACGAAGCGGCGACTCCCGGTCGAGCTCGTCTGGGCCGAGGAGCTCGACGGACTCGCGGATGCGTACGCGATGGAGCGACGGATCCACGGGTGGAGCCGCGCCAAGAAGGAGGCGCTCATCGCCGGGGACTGGGAGCGGATCCGGTCGCTGGCGCGGCGACGCGGCGTCGAGAAGGTGAAAGGGCGCTTCAGAGCCGGATAG
- a CDS encoding class II glutamine amidotransferase: protein MCRLLAHVSPTPVTTQSVLGDASCREWQRLGRLHADGWGTAWLDGHEVRRYRDARRGLDNPDLTDALGDTPSRARLTHLRLATEGFATRVQNTHPFRVGDIALAHNGSVTPFAPLRAKVTDAELERVGGETDTAVVFALILRQHDAGVPLFDAVTSTVSQLREEFPTSALNLLVLSPDELIAVHANQGAPIPLELFEESGLGDDLPVDHLDHYYQLSWRRSEDGAIAVTSSGLTGDGWNRMLPETAVRIDLSTLHVERRELHEVAAAHVA, encoded by the coding sequence ATGTGCCGATTGCTCGCGCACGTCTCCCCCACCCCTGTCACGACGCAGAGCGTGCTCGGCGATGCGAGCTGCCGCGAGTGGCAGCGGCTCGGCCGGCTGCACGCCGACGGCTGGGGCACGGCGTGGCTCGACGGCCACGAGGTGCGCCGCTACCGCGACGCGCGCCGCGGCCTCGACAACCCCGACCTCACCGACGCGCTCGGCGACACGCCCTCGCGCGCTCGGCTCACCCACCTGCGCCTCGCGACCGAGGGCTTCGCCACCCGGGTGCAGAACACGCACCCGTTCCGGGTCGGCGACATCGCGCTCGCCCACAACGGCTCGGTGACGCCCTTCGCGCCGCTGCGGGCGAAGGTGACGGATGCGGAGCTCGAGCGAGTGGGCGGCGAGACCGACACCGCGGTCGTCTTCGCGCTCATCCTGCGGCAGCACGACGCGGGCGTGCCGCTGTTCGACGCCGTGACGTCGACGGTCTCGCAGCTGCGCGAGGAGTTCCCGACCTCAGCGCTCAACCTGCTGGTGCTGAGCCCCGACGAGCTCATCGCGGTGCACGCGAACCAGGGCGCGCCGATCCCGCTCGAGCTGTTCGAGGAGTCGGGCCTCGGCGACGACCTGCCGGTCGACCACCTCGACCACTACTACCAGCTGTCGTGGCGGCGCTCGGAGGACGGCGCGATCGCCGTGACCTCGAGCGGCCTCACGGGCGACGGCTGGAACCGCATGCTGCCCGAGACGGCCGTGCGCATCGACCTCTCGACGCTGCACGTCGAGCGCCGCGAGCTGCACGAGGTCGCGGCCGCCCACGTCGCCTGA
- a CDS encoding DEAD/DEAH box helicase — protein MDVELTPEQLAIYRRIEDGDGHLFITGRAGTGKSTLLRHLTKHSRKQIIVCAPTGVAALNVGGQTIHSLLKLPLGVIADAPLRQRTELKQMLNSLDLLVIDEISMVNADLMDAIDRSLRQARGVRSVPFGGVQVVMFGDPYQLAPVPGDAEERAYFADHYESMWFFDARVWREEAELEVVELVHIHRQTDLEFKMALNAVRHGTVTAEIAQLLNDAGARRPADDVLTLASRNDTVTRINGRALAQLPGKSKTAVAEVSGDYGGRQYPADVELQLKLGAQVMFLRNDAEGRWVNGSLGKVVDIGGTVWVEVDGEQHEVEPAVWEQYRYSYSPTTKEIKRDVVAEFTQFPLRLAWAVTIHKAQGKTFDEAVVDLGSRAFAPGQTYVALSRLTSLEGLYLSRPLRPGDIIVDQRVRRFIHGVRARDAARAAATDLRDAPAAGAEPAETAAEEDGRDRAVAAFAPDGPLPF, from the coding sequence ATGGACGTCGAGCTGACCCCCGAGCAGCTGGCGATCTACCGGCGCATCGAGGACGGCGACGGGCACCTGTTCATCACCGGCCGCGCGGGCACCGGCAAGTCGACCCTGCTGCGCCACCTCACGAAGCACTCGCGCAAGCAGATCATCGTCTGCGCGCCCACGGGCGTCGCGGCCCTCAACGTCGGCGGGCAGACGATCCACTCGTTGCTGAAGCTGCCGCTCGGCGTGATCGCCGACGCCCCGCTGCGGCAGCGCACCGAGCTCAAGCAGATGCTGAACTCGCTCGACCTGCTCGTGATCGACGAGATCTCGATGGTGAACGCCGACCTGATGGATGCGATCGACCGGTCGCTGCGGCAGGCTCGCGGCGTGCGGTCGGTGCCGTTCGGCGGCGTGCAGGTCGTCATGTTCGGCGATCCGTACCAGCTCGCGCCCGTGCCGGGCGATGCCGAGGAGCGCGCCTACTTCGCCGACCACTACGAGTCGATGTGGTTCTTCGACGCCCGCGTGTGGCGCGAGGAGGCCGAGCTCGAGGTCGTCGAGCTCGTGCACATCCACCGCCAGACCGACCTCGAGTTCAAGATGGCGCTCAACGCCGTGCGGCACGGCACGGTCACCGCCGAGATCGCGCAGCTGCTCAACGACGCGGGCGCCCGGAGGCCCGCGGACGACGTGCTGACCCTCGCGAGCCGCAACGACACCGTCACGCGCATCAACGGCCGCGCGCTCGCGCAGCTGCCGGGCAAGTCGAAGACGGCCGTCGCGGAGGTCTCGGGCGACTACGGTGGCCGCCAGTACCCGGCCGACGTCGAGCTGCAGCTCAAGCTCGGTGCGCAGGTGATGTTCCTGCGCAACGACGCCGAGGGGCGCTGGGTCAACGGTTCGCTCGGCAAGGTCGTCGACATCGGCGGCACCGTGTGGGTCGAGGTCGACGGCGAGCAGCACGAGGTCGAGCCGGCGGTGTGGGAGCAGTACCGCTACTCCTACTCGCCGACGACCAAGGAGATCAAGCGCGACGTCGTCGCGGAGTTCACGCAGTTCCCGCTCCGCCTCGCGTGGGCGGTCACGATCCACAAGGCGCAGGGCAAGACCTTCGACGAGGCGGTCGTCGACCTCGGCTCGCGCGCCTTCGCGCCCGGGCAGACCTACGTGGCGCTGTCGCGACTGACGTCCCTCGAGGGCCTCTACCTCTCGCGGCCGCTGCGGCCGGGCGACATCATCGTCGACCAGCGCGTGCGGCGCTTCATCCACGGGGTGCGCGCTCGCGACGCCGCTCGGGCGGCGGCGACCGACCTGCGCGACGCCCCGGCCGCCGGTGCCGAGCCGGCCGAGACGGCGGCGGAGGAGGATGGCCGCGACCGCGCCGTCGCGGCGTTCGCGCCCGACGGGCCGCTGCCGTTCTAG
- a CDS encoding MarR family transcriptional regulator: MPQTPNEGPHERGMLDPRRYDVSSSLVSEYGLSDGEVEEVIDLFDALRGWHSASEAQSEASRRYMKLSENDMRAIRFIMATTRERRIVTSTMLAEHLRITGPSVTKMLDRLERGGHIRRQPHPSDRRALSLVVSEITQQTANATVGRYHLRRFQVACEMSSADRRTVTAFLRRLAEVPLLDPGAEAPQAG; the protein is encoded by the coding sequence ATGCCGCAGACGCCGAACGAGGGGCCGCACGAGCGCGGGATGCTCGATCCGCGCCGCTACGACGTCTCCTCGTCGCTCGTCTCCGAGTATGGCTTGAGCGACGGCGAGGTGGAAGAGGTCATCGACCTGTTCGACGCGCTGCGCGGCTGGCACAGCGCCTCCGAGGCGCAGAGCGAGGCGAGCCGGCGCTACATGAAGCTGAGCGAGAACGACATGCGCGCGATCCGCTTCATCATGGCGACGACCCGCGAGCGGCGGATCGTCACGTCGACGATGCTCGCCGAGCACCTCCGCATCACCGGGCCATCGGTCACGAAGATGCTCGACCGGCTCGAGCGGGGCGGCCACATCCGGCGCCAGCCGCACCCGAGCGACCGCCGAGCGCTCTCGCTCGTCGTCTCCGAGATCACGCAGCAGACGGCGAACGCGACCGTCGGGCGCTACCACCTGCGCCGCTTCCAGGTGGCGTGCGAGATGTCGAGCGCCGATCGCCGCACCGTGACCGCGTTCCTCCGCCGGCTCGCGGAGGTCCCGCTGCTCGACCCGGGCGCCGAGGCGCCGCAGGCGGGCTAG
- the idi gene encoding isopentenyl-diphosphate Delta-isomerase: MTNPALNDDELVVLLDADGTPIGSAPKATVHSDSTPLHLAFSCYLLDDEGRLLITRRSLEKQAWPGVWTNSCCGHPAPGEAFEDAVQRRLRQELGTSATDLRLVLPDFEYRAVDASGIVEHERCPVFVGRIAEPLEPEPSEVAEWHWVDPDDLRMGVLATPWAFSPWLVLQAEQLHALAGAS; this comes from the coding sequence ATGACGAACCCGGCGCTCAACGACGACGAGCTGGTCGTGCTGCTCGATGCCGACGGCACGCCCATCGGCTCGGCCCCGAAGGCGACGGTGCATTCCGACTCGACACCCCTGCACCTCGCGTTCTCGTGCTACCTGCTCGACGACGAGGGCAGACTGCTCATCACGCGCCGCTCGCTCGAGAAGCAGGCGTGGCCGGGCGTCTGGACGAACAGCTGCTGCGGCCACCCGGCTCCCGGCGAGGCGTTCGAGGACGCCGTGCAGCGCCGACTGCGGCAGGAGCTCGGCACGAGCGCGACCGACCTGCGGCTCGTGCTGCCCGACTTCGAGTACCGCGCGGTCGACGCGAGCGGCATCGTCGAGCACGAGCGCTGCCCCGTCTTCGTGGGCCGCATCGCCGAGCCGCTCGAGCCCGAGCCGAGCGAGGTCGCCGAGTGGCACTGGGTCGACCCCGACGACCTCCGCATGGGCGTGCTCGCCACCCCGTGGGCGTTCAGCCCCTGGCTCGTGCTGCAGGCGGAGCAGCTCCACGCGCTCGCGGGTGCGTCGTGA
- a CDS encoding polyprenyl synthetase family protein, which yields MTAVDAPTLLAEVEQRIAQLAAPTGPHPVQAAAARAAIGGKLLRPRLVMAAAGRSADREAVVAVAAAIELLHAALLVHDDVIDGDEERRGEPSVAREARDLAAEAGLAPARAKRLGLAAAIVTGDALLVRAIASLGSLDASTAVRARVLGIVTRAMVRAAEGEHDDVLLAGATPDRAAIDRILEGKTADYSFRAPLELGAVLGGRDEATIAALGDIGLRMGVVYQLRDDVLGVFGDEATTGKSVLSDIRAGAPTMLSALASRDAAWASVAGHYGDPEADEGAAARVRHVMRGSGALDEVERRIAGGADEVRALLAAAPVEQPVRDDLLQILSRCVERGR from the coding sequence GTGACCGCCGTCGACGCGCCGACCCTGCTCGCCGAGGTCGAGCAGCGCATCGCGCAGCTCGCCGCGCCCACGGGCCCGCATCCCGTGCAGGCGGCCGCGGCGCGCGCCGCCATCGGCGGCAAGCTCCTCCGGCCCCGCCTCGTGATGGCGGCGGCCGGCCGAAGCGCCGATCGCGAGGCGGTCGTCGCGGTGGCAGCGGCGATCGAGCTGCTGCACGCCGCGCTGCTCGTGCACGACGACGTCATCGACGGCGACGAGGAGCGCCGCGGCGAGCCGTCGGTCGCGCGCGAGGCGCGCGACCTCGCCGCCGAGGCGGGCCTCGCGCCCGCCAGAGCCAAGCGGCTCGGCCTCGCCGCGGCGATCGTGACCGGCGACGCGCTGCTCGTGCGGGCGATCGCCTCGCTCGGCTCGCTCGACGCGTCCACCGCCGTGCGAGCGCGCGTGCTCGGCATCGTCACCCGCGCGATGGTGCGCGCCGCCGAGGGCGAGCACGACGACGTCCTGCTCGCCGGCGCGACGCCCGACCGGGCCGCGATCGACCGCATCCTCGAGGGCAAGACCGCCGACTACTCCTTCCGCGCCCCGCTCGAGCTCGGCGCCGTGCTCGGCGGCCGCGACGAGGCGACGATCGCGGCGCTCGGCGACATCGGCCTGCGCATGGGGGTCGTCTACCAGCTGCGCGACGACGTGCTCGGGGTCTTCGGCGACGAGGCGACCACCGGCAAGAGCGTGCTGAGCGACATCCGCGCCGGCGCGCCCACGATGCTGTCGGCGCTCGCGAGCCGCGACGCCGCCTGGGCGAGCGTCGCGGGTCACTACGGCGACCCGGAGGCCGACGAGGGCGCCGCCGCGCGCGTGCGGCACGTCATGCGCGGCAGCGGCGCGCTCGACGAGGTCGAGCGCCGCATCGCCGGCGGCGCCGACGAGGTGCGCGCGCTGCTCGCCGCGGCGCCGGTCGAGCAGCCGGTGCGCGACGACCTGCTGCAGATCCTCTCGCGCTGCGTGGAGCGGGGCCGATGA